In one Candidatus Omnitrophota bacterium genomic region, the following are encoded:
- a CDS encoding GNAT family N-acetyltransferase: MKYKILRAEIKDAEEILKLQKLSYQSEAERYNNYDIQPLKQTTREVQEQFEGHVFLKAICEGEIIGTVRAHENNGVCYIGKLAVHPNMQNKGIGSALMNEIEKCYTPEKFDLFVGSKSDKNILLYQKLGYSIYKIEKYGCGDIRVFYMEKNA; this comes from the coding sequence ATGAAATATAAAATTTTAAGAGCGGAAATCAAAGATGCAGAAGAAATCTTAAAATTGCAAAAACTTTCTTATCAGAGCGAAGCTGAGAGATATAATAATTATGACATTCAGCCTCTTAAACAAACCACCAGGGAAGTGCAAGAACAATTTGAAGGGCATGTATTTTTAAAAGCTATTTGCGAAGGTGAAATTATTGGAACAGTTCGTGCTCATGAAAATAATGGCGTATGTTATATTGGGAAATTGGCTGTTCATCCAAATATGCAAAATAAAGGAATTGGAAGTGCTTTAATGAACGAAATTGAGAAATGCTATACTCCAGAGAAATTTGATCTTTTTGTTGGTTCCAAAAGCGATAAGAACATCCTGCTATATCAAAAATTGGGCTATAGTATTTACAAGATAGAAAAATATGGGTGTGGTGATATCAGGGTTTTTTATATGGAAAAAAATGCATAA
- a CDS encoding arsenic metallochaperone ArsD family protein, producing MSEQKTAKIFTMEKQFPCGEQSTCCGSIGQDEQEVSSLKKAIEDLGLEVQVYDIQKMNNPQDNPQVFKLLSSFGNKIVPVITIDDEVACMGQSATADVVSAIKSKL from the coding sequence ATGTCAGAGCAGAAAACAGCAAAAATATTCACCATGGAAAAGCAGTTTCCATGCGGCGAGCAATCGACCTGCTGTGGATCAATCGGTCAGGACGAACAGGAGGTATCTTCTCTAAAGAAGGCGATAGAAGACCTTGGACTTGAGGTGCAGGTTTACGATATTCAGAAAATGAATAATCCTCAGGATAATCCGCAGGTATTTAAGCTTTTAAGTTCATTTGGCAACAAGATAGTGCCTGTGATAACCATAGATGATGAAGTGGCTTGTATGGGGCAGTCAGCAACAGCTGATGTTGTATCTGCAATAAAAAGCAAGCTGTAA
- a CDS encoding permease, giving the protein MDTADKKKQILFLCLVIALYAIAIAYVAVNDLSWSGMFKAGLLQPKNITGLEARLTEIENPPLGNMPLVIWYIIIKGAALLVELLPYWLIGMLIAGSLVVFVSWEAVKKKMGYGGFKANLMATAAGSIIPICSCGIVPVLVGMLEAGVPLGPTLAFLIAAPMLNIPTVFMTAGLLGKKLALARVIGVFAIAMSVGTIVAWWQRRGGLKHLIKVYAMPKLSPAVQQFAYQIGMKLAGKAEGINLKEAGAENLDKLKELEEADIIEKTGDGRWKLVNRDMSAQQNACFVLPQGSENLTFGKKIIKTFRISWHLFLQLNYYLVLAVLIAGAIRVLIPTSLIVSLVGGKVLNSVFIASIVSVLAYVCTYVEVPTAMALIAKGMGPGATLAYLLGGPGLSIPAIMMLSAAFKKKLLVLYIALSFIGCVTAGYIFNLF; this is encoded by the coding sequence ATGGATACAGCAGATAAGAAAAAGCAGATATTGTTTTTATGTCTGGTAATAGCACTTTATGCCATCGCGATAGCATACGTGGCAGTTAACGATCTGTCATGGTCAGGGATGTTCAAAGCAGGTCTCCTGCAGCCAAAAAATATAACAGGACTGGAGGCGAGATTGACAGAGATAGAGAATCCTCCATTAGGTAATATGCCACTGGTTATCTGGTATATCATCATAAAAGGAGCCGCTCTTTTAGTAGAACTGCTGCCTTACTGGCTTATAGGCATGCTCATCGCCGGTAGTCTGGTGGTATTCGTTTCATGGGAAGCGGTTAAGAAAAAAATGGGTTATGGCGGATTCAAGGCAAATCTTATGGCTACCGCGGCAGGCAGTATTATTCCTATCTGTTCCTGCGGGATCGTACCGGTTCTGGTAGGGATGCTTGAGGCGGGCGTGCCTTTGGGCCCGACACTTGCCTTTCTGATAGCAGCCCCAATGCTTAACATTCCCACTGTATTTATGACTGCCGGACTACTTGGCAAGAAACTTGCCCTGGCACGCGTTATCGGTGTATTCGCCATTGCCATGAGTGTAGGCACAATAGTCGCCTGGTGGCAGAGAAGGGGCGGTTTAAAGCACCTGATAAAGGTATACGCTATGCCTAAACTTTCACCTGCGGTTCAGCAATTCGCTTATCAGATAGGTATGAAACTAGCCGGCAAGGCGGAAGGAATCAACCTAAAAGAGGCAGGGGCAGAAAACCTGGATAAGCTGAAGGAATTGGAAGAGGCAGATATTATAGAGAAAACCGGGGATGGAAGATGGAAGCTTGTCAACCGGGATATGTCGGCGCAGCAGAATGCCTGTTTTGTTTTGCCTCAGGGTAGTGAAAACCTGACATTTGGGAAAAAGATCATCAAAACCTTCAGGATCTCATGGCATTTATTTTTGCAGTTAAATTATTATCTTGTCCTGGCAGTTCTAATCGCAGGGGCAATCAGGGTATTAATTCCTACAAGTTTAATTGTTAGTCTGGTTGGGGGGAAGGTGCTTAATTCAGTGTTTATCGCCTCAATTGTTTCTGTTTTAGCTTATGTGTGCACCTATGTTGAGGTACCGACAGCAATGGCTCTGATTGCTAAAGGGATGGGGCCGGGCGCAACCCTTGCTTATCTGTTGGGCGGTCCGGGCTTAAGCATACCCGCGATAATGATGCTCTCAGCCGCATTTAAAAAAAAGCTCCTGGTTTTATATATTGCTTTGAGTTTTATCGGTTGTGTGACTGCAGGATATATATTTAATCTGTTTTAA
- a CDS encoding metalloregulator ArsR/SmtB family transcription factor, whose amino-acid sequence MRKETKLFKALSDETRLRIMLLLIHGELCVCDLVKVLDTTQSKISRHLYYLKNVGLVEDRREGLWIHYSIKEAETTLDKNLRMCLKQCFSDNGTMISDFKRLKKRLKEKSKC is encoded by the coding sequence ATGCGAAAAGAAACAAAACTATTTAAGGCTTTATCTGATGAGACACGTTTGAGGATAATGCTTCTTCTTATTCATGGCGAATTATGTGTCTGTGATCTGGTAAAAGTCCTAGATACCACTCAATCTAAAATATCCCGCCATCTCTATTATTTAAAAAATGTAGGATTAGTAGAGGATAGGAGAGAGGGTCTGTGGATACACTATTCAATAAAAGAAGCTGAAACAACTCTTGATAAAAATCTCAGGATGTGTCTAAAACAGTGTTTTTCTGATAACGGAACTATGATAAGTGATTTTAAGAGATTGAAAAAAAGATTGAAAGAGAAATCGAAATGCTGA
- a CDS encoding winged helix-turn-helix transcriptional regulator, giving the protein MKYNLDKCDYKILGLIQKDSSITNKELAKKIKLSPAATLSRLNKLKKTGVIEKFTAILDEKKLDYNIST; this is encoded by the coding sequence ATGAAATATAATTTGGATAAATGCGACTATAAAATATTGGGGTTGATTCAGAAAGACTCTTCTATAACAAATAAAGAATTGGCAAAAAAAATAAAGCTTTCACCGGCGGCTACATTATCAAGATTAAATAAACTTAAAAAAACAGGAGTAATTGAAAAATTTACGGCAATACTTGATGAAAAAAAATTAGATTATAATATAAGCACAAT